The Daphnia carinata strain CSIRO-1 chromosome 1, CSIRO_AGI_Dcar_HiC_V3, whole genome shotgun sequence sequence TGATCTCTTGCCACGTCCCAAATTGCACACGAGTTTGCTTTTATAATCTTATTAAAAGTTAGGAAGCCAAAAACTTATGCTATCTCGTCGATTGCCGAGCGTAACAGTCCTTTTGGAGCTTGCAGGAGTTATCCTACTTCCAAGATTGCATTTCGATTaggggatagaaaaaaagtttgttcTGTACACGTTTCATTGGCAACACGTTCAATAATTTTATATTCAAATCGATAGGCATCGAAAGTCAAATTGAAAGAGCGAGCTAGCATCATTAACCCACTTGGAAAAGTCGTTCCATTGCAGGGAAAGAAGCAGGAAGAGAATCATAAGAGAAACCAAATGTTTTTTAGTGACGAATCGCTGTACTTCCATCAAAATACGCGATCTTGGTAACTGCTATCAGCAGATGGATGAGGCTTTGGTTGAGGCAAAGCAGGGTGAGGTTGTGGCCTTCCAGCTCGGCGCGGCGGGGCCAGGAATTCAAACATACTCTGGCCGTGTTGGCCAAGCATTTTAGACAATTCGCAAGGCATAGGATCAGTCCAGAAAAAATCATGATTAAGGGCCGCATCGGCATCAACTCTCTTGGAAGGATCCAGCGTCAGTAACTTATCCAACAGGTCACATGCGTAAGGATCCTTGACGTAAGGTTTCAAGCGCTCTGAAAAATGGAAGTGAATCACTTAGCTGGATGTGTATggaatagtaaaaaaaagatatttcgATAAGCAACCTTTGACTTTCCGTTTTTGTCCTTTCGGTAGCTCCATTTTGTTGTAAAGTTCGAGTTTTTCAACGTCAGGCCAAAGTTCTGGGACAATGGAACCACACAGTTGGCAAATCAGCGTCAGCTGGTGTTGTTCGGTATTGCCCTATTTCAGAATTACCTTGGTTAACCGACATTCAAACATTCCAAATAATCGACCCAAAATACCTGCATGATTGGGCTACGAGTCCACATTTCAGCCATAATACAACCCGCACCCCACATATCCACAGGCGGTCCATAATTTCTTTCTCCTAACAGCAATTCGGGCGGTCGGTACCATAAGGTTACGACACGGTTGGTATATCTTTaagagaaacagaaaaaaagtgaTTATCAAGAAATTTTCTCACATATTATATTTAATACCTGTTGGGCTGGTTATTCTTATTCAAACTGAATGCTCTTGCAAGACCAAAATCAGCTAACTTTAGGACACCAGTTCTGGTGATCAAGACATTGGCAGCTTTCATGTCTCTGTGTAGGATCttaaaaagaaccacattGAAACAAGCTTCAAACAGGGACTTGGGTGTCGGAAACTCACTTTGTTACTGTGGATAAAATACAACCCATTCAAAAGCTGCTGCATgacctttttaatttctcctAAACTAAATTTGACATTTGCATTGGACAGTAAACCAGCCAGATCGTGCTCACAGAAGTCAAAGACCAAGTAAAAGGTTGACTTGAACTTGTTGAGCTGGGTGACTTTTGTCCGGCAGATTTCTATCAAATTGACCACA is a genomic window containing:
- the LOC130691212 gene encoding cyclin-dependent kinase 9-like; the encoded protein is MATSITSMNPKDREKFLEELEFPFCDEVNKYEKMAKIGQGTFGEVFKARHKKTKKIVALKKVLMENEKEGFPITALREIRILQLLKHENVVNLIEICRTKVTQLNKFKSTFYLVFDFCEHDLAGLLSNANVKFSLGEIKKVMQQLLNGLYFIHSNKILHRDMKAANVLITRTGVLKLADFGLARAFSLNKNNQPNRYTNRVVTLWYRPPELLLGERNYGPPVDMWGAGCIMAEMWTRSPIMQGNTEQHQLTLICQLCGSIVPELWPDVEKLELYNKMELPKGQKRKVKERLKPYVKDPYACDLLDKLLTLDPSKRVDADAALNHDFFWTDPMPCELSKMLGQHGQSMFEFLAPPRRAGRPQPHPALPQPKPHPSADSSYQDRVF